The genome window GGTTCGAGCCACGAGTCATTAACCTACAGCTGGGCATTGAGGGGGGGAGCTCAGCAGGAGGGCACATCCTGGCAGGCAAATCCACCTGAGGTGGGCTCGCACCAGACCAGGAAGCCGGGGTTGCATGGGCGATTGGCTGGCTGCCCGCTTTTTTAGCTGAATTATCCTGCGGCTTCGATAAGAGAAAGCGCAAACCCTGGGGGCAACCTGGACAGTCGCTGGATCATCAAAGGCCGAGGGTCCCCGAAGGCGAAAACGATTACCTATTGCCCGCCTTATTTCACCGGAAATCGTAGAAACAGCCGGTCGCCGTGTGTTGTCGACGGGTAATGAGAAACGGGAGGCGGCCAGAAGCCGGGAactgacaacaacaaaaaaacaacaaacccCGGCCCGTACTGCCTTTTGACCGCACACTCCGCAGTAACCTACCTGGGTATCATCAGTCAGTCCCCTGTCCCGATCACTTGTGGGCTGGTGGGGATTCCTCGTTGCTCCAGGTCGGCTGGTGTCCcattctgctgctgcccagcGTTCAGCAACCGCAAGCACCCATTCGCAAGGACCCCAGCATCTACACTACATACATACCAAGCATCGGCTCAATTCACGCAGTGCCTGCCTATTGTCTGAGGTGGCCTTCCAAAGCAAGCCACTCCATACGTGATAACTCGCCTAGACCACGCGtcaaaaaagacaaaagacAGCAAGCAGGACACGCCTCTGAGGACATCTCAACAGGCCTTCAAGGTCAACTAACATATTGTATTTACACCTTCACCGACTTCCAGTATTTACCAGCCATTTTGTGCAGGACGTGCCTGCCCAGGCTCagcacatcctcctccacacgGGCTCCACTCATCTTGTCAACGATTCGAGAAcgtcaacccctccctctcattCACTTTCGTCCACGCGCGCCATCACAGTGGGTAGCCTGAACTGGGGTGACCACCCCTTCATCTGTTGCAACTGGAGAATTATACCGGCCCTGCTAGGTTTGGACCATACAGCTTACCGGTACCCCATCTATCTCATTTCCCACTCACCACACCTGTATAAAATTCGCGTCCTCCCGCACTAAGCTCGATTTTCCCTCGCGCATTTCTCAGGAGGGCGGCTCCCGACTTCAGTCTGCACGTCAATCAGCATCTGGAACGTGCCTCTCTTTTCGCAGAGGCGACAGGCTTCATCACCACACAgcatcctccatcatcacaagCTGTTTACGTACATCAGCGACGACAAGCCGCCGTCGTCGATCAACAGAGTCAGTCCTCAGCAAAACACAAACCTTAAAACAGACCCATCAAGCTATCCCGTACTCTCGAGAGGGAGAGCCACTTTTCTAGCCCTTTTAGCGCCTTCGCCCTGAAAAGAGAATCGCGCAGTGGCAGAGGGTGAGAGGCACTGGGCGCATTTTAGCCAAACTTTTTTCCGCCAAGGGTGGATCTCTTGAAAGTCAGAACCATCCTTGTCTGGTGACTGGATTGATCTGCTTGGTGGACGCCTATCAACAAGCCCCCATCGAGTCAAGTACAAGGACCCTGGTTCTGCGGAGTCCCCTCAGAGCTACCAAGAGGAAGACCGTCTGGGCCCAACAAAGCTAAATAAGAGCGCCAGCATCGCCGGTCCTCGAGCTATCAGGTGCCGGGTCATCGACGATTCATCAAGGCTACAGCCCTCTACCCCTTGTCTGTCTGAACGCCTTAATACATTgttcccgccgccgcccgctACTTGGGACGAAAGCAGCCATCTTTCAATCCGCCAGACCTCCCGCTTTACGcctccaccagcagctcGCTTCACGCCGATTCCACCCAGACGGGAGTATGCTTAGGGAGCTTCCACCACAGCAGGCTACATCGCTCCCCCGCCCTGGCCAGGAACAGCTGCCAGGCAAACAGCATATGGAACGCACTGCCGACTATTCAGGTTTGCCATCGCCTTATCCTAGTACCGTCGGCGACGCCCAATCTGAGGCCTCTTCTGTAGATCCTGCTACGGTTGCATCAACAACATATTCTCAGCAGCCAGAAGTAAGGTCAGCAACCGCGTACCCGGCAGCAGGCACACCAACTTCTTCAGAGTACAGCGTGTATCCTCCTCACTCAGCCCGGTCTGCCAACGGCACTTTTCCGGACACCCATCTCCAGCGTTCCTACCACCCGGCCAGCAACCACCAAGGCAGCAGTGGAGGTATGGCGCAAACACCAACCAGTCCGTTGCCTTTACAAGATGGGCGTAGCCATCACAACCTGCAGCAAGCCAGATCTGACAGCGGAGTACCTATAGATCCATCAATCGCCGCAGCAAGCCCGACGACGTATTCTCATCCGCAATATTCGCCCTACGCCGCTCCCCATCAAGACATGTCCCACCAATACGCCCACTCGGGTGTTTACCAGACAAGTCGACCAGATTGGGCCACCTATCAGTCCCCTGGCGGGGTTATGGCCGGAGGCCACCACGCTGTCTTCGCCCCATCAGCATCGGCAGCTGCTCAACCACGACCTAATCAGGTGAGTTTGGTGTGTCTTCCTTTCCAGAACAGCACTTCGCGCTCGAAGAGATGCGGCGGGTATGGGACCATGGtgtgtttttttgggggaggacgCTCCGGCATCGGACTCTGCTGGTGATCTTGTTGTCTGTGGAATCGGCGTGGCTCCACTTGTAAGCCGGCAATcaggggtttggaggggggtcgAGAACAACGATCGGAATGGCACAGAGGTTGAAAGATTGGGAAGCGACAGTTTGCTAACGGCTATGGCTCAGGTGTACTCATTCGTGCCAATTCCGGGTGCGCAACAACATAAACGCCCTCGGAGAAGATATGAAGAAATCGAGCGCATGTATAAGTGCGGGTGGAATGGGTGCGAAAAGGCCTATGGGACACTCAACCATCTCAATGCGCATGTCACCATGCAGGGTCATGGAAACAAGAGGACTCCTGAAGGTATGTGTGTCTTTTCATTGTGTTGCTCAATTTAGTGCCGCACCAGCGCGCGCTTGTTTTGGTTTCCCGAGTTTTGGTTCCCTTTGGCGTTGCGTCCTCGCGGGCTAGCGCTGGGTCGAACCGGTCTGTTGGTATTCAATAACAATGCCACGTCCCCACTGATAACTAACTTGTGCGCCTCGTAGAATTCAAGGAAATACGTAAAGAGTGGAAGGCgcgcaagaaggaggaggaagctcAAAGGAAGGCGGAAGAAGAGCGCCAACGCCAGGctgccgcctccgccgctgCTGCGCAAGGCACGGCGGATTCCTCCGTCGCCGACGGTGCCCAACCAGCCACCACATATTCAGGTTCAAGGGCCGTTCAGCTCCCGCCGATTGGTTACGGTCCTGCTCAGTaccctgcccctccttcgGCGGGCATGCAGCAGCCCCTTTCCGAGTACCAGAGCGCTGCTCACGTCTACCCCAGCTACTCGCCCCCTACGTACGGTCAAACATCTCAGCCAATGTATAACCAGCGTATGTAACCCTGATCGGGCATGCTGTCGGCAATGTTGCATTCTAACACTACTTTGCTGAAGACAACGGCGGCCAAAACAACCACtagaaggaggaggctttgCGATGGAGTGGAGCAGGTTATGGCGATGGCACAATGCCACCATGGAGCTGAATGCTCGAGATACTCATGGCGTCATGCCTACACTTCGTGCCGTAGAGCCGGTCGAAAGGAAGCGCCGATATGGCTTTACTTTGATTTTTGTGGAGCGTTCACACAGGCTGCCGATAATTTTCGAGGTCGGCTGACGAGGATAGGGGGGCTAGGTTGGTATCGACAGGTTTGGTCGGAGCGGAGCATTTACAAAGTCATGGCTGTCTCGGAGCATTGGGTTGAAGGTGTTTGTTGTGGTtcttgtgttgttgtttttggcaACCTTCCCGCGCTAATGTTATCTTACCAAAACTGTATACTTTCTGGGAGGGTTGCGAGACCTCTTTTTCATTTTTCGGTTGTGGAGGAAATACCCCGGGGATGGAGAATGCTTGGTTGGCGGATGTGTGGAGTTGTCTGTGTCATGATTGAATTCTCGCTTATTGTTTATGTCTACATGTCtattcttctctttcctgcACATCAAATCAAATTGAGAGCGGGGGTGTTTTGCGAGTTTGTTTTGCAAGGCTTTGAAAGAAAGATTATAGAGATCAGGAAATAGGGAAAAGGAGGTATGGGAGGTATGGGAGGTGCGTGTTGGCTGTCGGTGAAAACGAGAGAAGGATGGGTGATGGCTTTGTGCGTTGTTGAGTGAGGGGCGTGGCACAATGCTCGGAACAGACGCAAGCAAAGGGTGGAGAGCAAAGAAAAGGCGTGCATAATTTGATCATGCTGGGAGGTGCCTTTGTCACTGACTACTGGCCTTGCCGCCGACGATCGGCCCTGGCAACTGGAAAGCCGTTCCCTGGATTGCTCGTGGTGCAGCTTCGCCAGCAGGCAATGGAAAAGGTGCGGTTGCATATGATACGGCGACCGTCCACCTACCCAAGCATTTGTTACGTTATATAAGCACGCCGTGGGATGGGCTCTGATTTGGCATGGGAAAAAACCAGACCAGGCTCATGTCCACATACATacgaggcgaggaagaggaacatCCAACCGCCGCCCCCCTCTCAAGAAGCAAAGCGGAACTTATCTAGAAACTTGAGGATCAAAATTGTAAAACTCCAACAAACAACAGCCAAGCGCTCTACCTTCCCGTTCTCTGATCTTTGTTCCTGTGTTGTGTAACCCTTTTGGCAAGAACTTTCCATGTGCAATGCTGCTGCAGCTACCGCCCGAACCTTTTTAGTTTATTCTTCTAGAAGACGAACACGTTCCCACTGTTGAGAAGGTGCCACAAATGGCGGGATGCAGTTGTAGGACGAGAACTCCTCGAGGCGGCAGGTGGCCGAGAGCAAAAGGACAGGTATACAGAAGTACCGGTACTTGCGAGGTACAAGACCTTCCTTACCTGCCCTGTCTTTGTATCTGTGGACGAACTTTGACGCCATGGCCGGGGTGACCCCCAGCGATTAAGTTGTGTTGTAACGTTGGGATGTTTAGTCTCGGTGGCGGACTGCCCGGCCATGCATCGTCAACGGTTTTTGTTGAGTTGTGGTTTTTTTCTCCCTCAGGGGTAATAACGTTAGGTGTGCTGCCGACGTTTTAAATCATTACGGAGAATACAGGTTAGTTAGCTCAGTGGAAAATGTATATATACATTGCAGTCATTTTGactgttcttcttctggaagaagggggggagtggttGTCAAAACTGAGTGAACTGCGACagggggttgctgttgggatGACGCAGTTGCTTAGCTAGCGTTGTGTAACCAcacttttcttttcttctttttcttctttggcaTTGGGGGGTTTAATCGGGCCGGTTCGGGAGGTTGTTTTTCGGGAGCGGGccgggaaggggagggatggatggtggaATAATTTAACGAAAACTAAAAGTTTGCTGATCGACGGTTTTCTCTTCGCCAGGTTGGTGTACAGCAGCAAAGCCTGTGGGTTACATGAACGttgccgaggacgagaagaagatgcGATGCAGATGACTTGCTTTTTGGGTGACACTTGTCATACTTTGGTTGCTTGAGAAGAGACcggctgggttggagggggggaggagataccggaagagaaagaagggggggacTGGGAGCTATACTCACTTGCTATGCAAAGGTTGAAATAAGCAgcttcttgctcttcccGAGTGCCAGCCTGCCGGGGATGATCTGACGAGAAAAGCGAATGCTACTGTACGCGCAGGAAGCAGCACACATGCTTGCTGCACATATCCCACCCGGCACATGACGACGGGATGGGGTGACAGTGCAAGAAACATGGAAGCAAGACGGACATGGATTGTCGGAATCTGCCAGCCAAGGACCGGGACCGGGACCGGGAAAAGGACCGACATGTTGGAACCCAATTGACTGGAGCCGAGAGAGAGCAGCCGGGGCGGGTTGCAGATACGGATAATCACAAAAAGGGGACCCGATGACTCTCGTTTAAATCAACTACATGTTGCAGTCAGTGGGCTCGGTGTGACGGTTGCTACCTTGCTGTCCCGTAAAATGCTCGAGGGCAGTGCCTACCTAACCTCCATGTGCCCTGCAGCATGCCAAGTGTTGTGGCCCGTTGGGAAAGCAGTGGGTGATACTGtatggatggatgatgatgtgcaTTGTGCAGTTACGTACGACCTGACACTGATACAACGGGACAGATAACCAGACCACAGGGCTCGTTGATAGATAACTGTGCTGGGGATACAGGACAAGGAGTTTTCTCAACCGCACAGCAGGTGGGAAAATACGAGCAGTTGGGCAACGTTTGACCTGGGTCTTCTCGTCTCTCTCTTACTCTGTTGATAGGGAGTAGGTAATGTAATGTACTGTACCTACCTTaacctaccaccaccaagacttGGTTGCATATGCACTCCATCGGTTCAGTCTCTTTACCTTAGCATTCCTTCGCTCCATTCTGGTGCCATCCATGCCCCAGGCCTGCCACGTTTTGTGATGGTTGCGTCGCACAGGGCTAAAAAGCCTagcgagaaaaaggaaaaaatacTTGTTTAGCTCCCTTTCCGTTACCATCTGGCCATCCCAGCCCGTTCCGCACACTACCGCAGGGTCCGTCATACCGGCGCACTGGAACCGGGACGGGACGACATGTTTTAGAGGGAAGCTGAGGTGAAGAGCCCGTCACCCAAGTTTGGCACTAAAAGGCCGCGGCTCCGTACGGGCTGCACTGTGCGCGCTTGTTTGCTTAGCCTCgtccgcccccctccccccccaagccCGGGCGAGCGGGCCTGTCCCTGGTTGACTTTTTGACGATCGCCCCGTGCGCTCCCCCGGATCAACGGTCAGCGGGTAATCATCCCGTCCCGTGCCGACGCCGCGGCTCCGCCCCATTCCCCCGCACCCACCTCCACTTTGCAGACGGAGGTGGCTTGCTTTTGCACACGCGATGCCCGGGTCTAGGAATAATAAGAGCAATTACGTGCATGGGTTCTAAAAAGAGGAAGTCAAATGCGCCAAGTAAAAGACGAGTCTAGCGCAGCCAATTCATGCAGCTTGTCTTCAGTTTGGCCGTTCCACCACCATGTACACAACTCAGCTAGAGTCACTATCTATTCGCAAAGACAAAAACAACCCCGGAAAACTATTTGCAGCTCTACCTTGAAATTTTGACAGCCTTTCAGTTTGCGGATGACAGCCAGTGATCAGCTTGAAAGTGCAGCAATCTGCAgcggggtgtgtgtgtgtgtgtgtgtgtgtggagACTGCCCAGTCATTTTTCGGTTGGCAGATTTCAGGAAAGGTTGAGGCACCAGCAGCTCACCTTAAAACCTTATATTCACACCATTTCAAGACCCTCCCTCGCTCACGcataaaataaaaagggaataactttttttttgcaacGAAGGTATCAGATACTCCCTTCTCTGCAAGGCATTCCCCTGTTTTTGGCTGCCAGGAACGACACACCCTATTTCCAAATCCTCGACTATCAAGTCAACACCCTCTGACATCATGGAACAAATCACACAACCAAGCACACGAGATCAAAATGCCGGCCATGGACTCGAGCAGGATATCACTGTACGGTCAAATGAAAATGATGAATGGCACGAGAGCATCAGGGACGCATTACGGATACTAGACCTACCAGACAACTTCACCGTTGGGCTCGACCTGATGACCATgactaccaccaccagcttccAAGGGTTTCAAAAAATCCCTCCAGGACGTCATTTTCTTTGGGTGCAACAACCAGGTGCTCCCTTCCGGTCAGGGTACTGGTTCGTGTCAAAAAATTGGCGAGGAAATTTTTGGATCATAAAGTGGGACAAGTTCAACGAGGTGCTGGCCGAACCGACTcctgaggagaagaaggatgctgTTGACAGAGCGGATTTCGAGAAACTCGTACCATACACCCTTGATGGGCTGACTAACAACAAGGGCCGGTCCGGTGGTGAACCGGTAGTTGCTGATTACTCGTTTGCACCCACTGACTCTTCGCAGCCGGTTTGGTCACGAGATCCTGCGTCCCTCTGGGCCATGCTGACGGATGATATTACTACCGACACCATTCCTCGAAACAAATTGGAGCCACGTAACAACGAATTTCTTGTCGATTCGACTACTGATCGCAGGCCAGAGCTGCCACTGGAAAGTAGTTCAGCAATGCAAGCAAAATACGACGGCCAGTTTCACTTTATCCCGTTCTCCCACATACCGAGGGAAGCTGGGTCCGGAAGATCAATTGGCAGACCACACGACGAAATAATGGACGAGATACTCTCCGAGATACAATTCTCCTTTCTGACCGGAACCTTGCTCAGCAACCTGGCCTGCCTTGAGCACTGGTGGGACTTGGTGTTGAGAGTGGTGTTGAAATCCTGGGATTTGGTTTGGGCACGACCCAAGTTTGTGGGGGACATGATTACGATTCTGCATGCCCAATTGTACTTCACAGAGGTGTGTCTTGAGGGGGACAACACGCctgtgttgggggggtgcaAGGAGAAGTCCAAGACTGAGGCTGGTCCGAATCCGGATAGGGTGTTGTATCAGGTCAAGAGGGGAAGCAGGGAACGGTTGAAGAAGGCGCTGGAGAGCTTTAGACAGGACATGAAGACTCGTGTTCAGGGGCAGGACACGATAATTCGTATTCCAGGGCAGAGTGGGAAGATTGCGGAGGCCAGGAAGAGGTTTGAAGAGTTGGAATGCTTCTTCGGTTTGGGCTGGGACCTTGGGGGAAAGGGTTCTGGTGCCAACAGAGaggacagcagcagtagcgaggatgaggatgcaAAGGAAGACGAGAACTGGAATagcgaagatgatgatgatcagcCGGTTATGGTTGAGTTGGACGAGAAGGGAAGAGAAGTCGGGCTGGTCAGCTTTAACGACTAGCTGTGTTGGCGCTTTACTGTGGTGTTGGAACGCGGGACAATTGAAGGCCCAGCTCTTTGGTGGTTATCTTCTCGGGGGGGCTTGGATTGGTCTTTGGGTGCATTGTGCAGAAAAATGATTCCTGAAAGCTGTTGGTAAAGTTGGGCTGGTGCCTTGAGTCCTGTCATAACCAAGCTTGCGTATTTGGCAAGCTTATTGTGGCTGGCAGGTGCCCCTGAATCACTGTTTATTTGCCAAGCCAGGGGTGTCTCCGGTGGTTGCTGTGGGCGAACGGCCCTGTGGGACTTCCCCAGGTTCCCCAACTGTGGCTGCTTATCTCATCGCCCCGCCTCCCACCTTGAAGCTACCCGCTTTCATTCATCATtcgtcaccaacctcactCATTCACCAACTTACCCTGCTCATaatccccaacaccaaacacccTGCTCTCATTAGTCCAAGGAAAGCCTAACAACGAAATCATGTCACGCAAAGGCGTCGGCCTCGCCGCCTTTGATCGCTCCCGCCTCACCTCGGCCTCGTACGCAAACCACGGCACCACTCTCCGCACCACCAACGCCCAAGCCCTCGAAACTCAGCTCTCCGTCTTTcgctccctcctccagcagtTTGCACAGCAACACGGCAAAGAAATCCGCTCCAACCCCTCTTTCCGCGCCCAGTTTGCCCGGATGTGCACCGCCATCGGGGTGGACTTTCTGGCTGCCTCGGCCAGCCACGAAGGCAgcgggggaaagggaggggagagcTCCATCTGGGGCCAGCTGCTAGGGAGGACGGTGAACGACTTTTACTTTGAGCTCGCGGTGAaagtggtggaggtttgCTCTGACACGAGGGGGGAGAACGGGGGGTTGATtgaggtgaggaaggtgagggagCTGCTGCAGGTGAGGCAGGAGAAGCAGATGGGCGGTCCGGGGcagaaggaagggggggggttgacggAGGATGATGTACTGCGGGCGGTAGGGACGCTCAAGCCGTTGGGGTCGGCGTACTCGATTGTGAGGGTGGGGTCGAAGCCGTATATTCGGTCGGTGCCGAAGGAGCTGAATACGGATCAGAGTGCTGTGCTGGAGGCGGTGCAGGTGCTGGGGTATGTGTCGGTTtcgatgttgatggtgaaTTTGAAgtgggcgagggcgagggccaagacggcggtggaggatttggtcGGGGAGGGGATGCTGTGGGTTGATAAGCAGGCTGGGGGTGAGTGGGATTACTGGAGTCCTGGGTTTATGCTGGAGGGGCAggacggtggtgggtttggggggtgagggagtggtgatgatgactgtTGACGAGCTGAACCGATGTAGATGAGAAAATTTCCCCCCTACCGGCTCGGCGTTGTCAAAATCATGCTGTCTTGTTGCCCTCAAGATAAACTGCAGGCATCATTGTCTAGAGACGCCTCTGGATTCGCCCCATCTCGCCATACACAAGACTCAGACACAGGCGCTTTCAACCCCGACCAGACCAAGCCTCATCATTTGGGTCCAAAAGCAACCTACCTCACAGGCTTTCGAGGTCTAGGTTACTGCGGTTTGTACAGGTTCTGGTTGGTGTCCTAGGAATGGAAAATGATTGGGACAGGATAAAACACAACAAAATCGACCAGAGGCCCTCTCAGGAGAGCCGTTATGCATGGGGAACCTTGATGACGGTTTATATCATGGTTGGTAATTTGATGTTTTTAAAACAGATGGACAACCCAACACTGAACTCGGTGTTGAATTTAAGAATAACATTTATTTGTACGATTGTTGTCTCTTGGATTGCATGTTTGACACCGGATGGCAAGTGGCATATTGCATTATCGATTGTTGTCTGTCATCTTAAAAACAAGCAAGGGGCTCTGCCTAACCATTCATAGCAAATAGCCACCCAAAGCGAGAAATACAACGCTGTAGAAAGGGTATCCCCCATACGCTGAAAGATCCAGCCCCTATAACCCAACATGACAAGGGGTGAACAAATTGCCATttgagaaaaagaaatgacATAACCTTTATGCATGCAACACAGCTAGTTCAGCCCACTGGCTGTTCCACTCGCTCTACTACTTCTGTTCCTACAACGTAAGATATTCAGCTGTGAATGCCTCCCCCATTACTGCTCATTGGACATTCCTGAACTGGGGCTCAAACCCCGGGGTACCCCCAGAGTGGGGGTTGTCAGCCCTGTAGTATCTGCAACGCCATTGGCTGTCGTTGAGACAACAATGTCTGCAGTCCCGAActcaacagcctcctcggTCAAGGCCACCCCCTCGATAACCTCCAAAGGTTCAGATCCAAAGATGTCCATCCCATTGGCCTCTTCCGCATCTGATTTGTTGTGCTCGGCGTGTTCAAAGGATGATGACAGATCAGTCTCGGATTCGGTTTCGTCATCCTTGACGGAAGTGGTGTAGCCCGGGGCCGTGATACGAGTCCATAGGCCATCCAAGTCGACGGAGAAGACTGGCTCGGCTGTCGTTGGTGGCGAGGCTAGTACCGGATGGCCAAAAGTCGAGATGGAGGCAATCGGATCCCCAGTATCCTGATCGTAAACCATGCCTGTCGATTCCGTTATGACGTGGTCATCAGTGATCTCGTTGGGTGAgaccgaagaagaagaagaagcgaCAGGGGCATGGGCTTTGTGGTCACGGGGCTGATTCATGGGAATACGTCAGTGGAATCTCAGGGTACATGGGATAAAAAGAGAATGGACTTACCAGTGGAACAGGCCGACATCCCAAGTTCTTTACAGTCTCCACATCGACACATGGCCTTATTTTCACTTGGCTGAACGAATACCCAGTGGCTACAGTGGGAGGTATATCTCCGTTCAGAACACCATCCAGACTAACCCAAGACTTTTGTCTACCGATAGGGTGGCATCTGTGACAGACTTTGTGCTGACACTCATACTTGGGGTCCGGCATCCAAGGACGGTCGTCATCGGGGTATTTGAACCCGTACTGATTGTTGAAGTCCTGGTCCCGAAGACGCTCGTTAGTTATCACGTCCAGGACGTGGTCGCGTTGGGCGAGAATCTCCTTCAACTCTTCTGGAGTGTAGTTCCAGAGTTGCTCCCGTGTTATTTCGTCCAAGAAGCTGTACTTTTCGCTTCGTGCGTCTGCGCCGTGTTTGCCGAGTGTCATTTGCTGGGAAAAGTTGTGGCCCAGTTGATCAAAGGCAATCTTGGGGGGTTTATGTTAACAAATGATTCTGTGTGCGAGTTTGAGTGAAGAGGCACATACCTGGAAACCGAGTTCTTTTATCCCAATAATCAGAGGTTCTCGGTCCATGACACAGCGATATAGCCACCCAAATGGGTGAGACCTCTTGCAGTTATCGCACTTGAATCGCTCGCTGACCTGGTACAGTGTTGACATGACGGAATGGTGGCAGTTTGGCCTCCAGGCGCGGGAGAGTCGAGCTGGAGGTCTGAGCTGGTAGGCTGTGAGGCTTGAGAGTGGGATGCTCATATCGTGCGGACGTACGGGCACGGCCTGGGGATCGTAGTTTGACAGCGCGAGGTTACGAGGCAAAACTCTCTgcttcccctttccctcatcatcattatcaccATAAGGTGGActctgctgttgttgtggtgggcCTGAGAAGCCCGGGGGTGGCTTTGATGGGGGTGTGGTGCTCATGTTGTCGAATAGCGATGAAGGAAGAGGCCTGAAGATGGCATCCGGATTACAGAAACAACGCTAGCGAGCTTGCTCggcttttttattattatgGATTATGACGGAGCAGTCAAGTCGCTGACGATTTCGGCGGAGACAGCCATAGATTCCGGAGCCAGGCAGACTCACCTGAAGGTCGCAGGCATGGGCTTGGAAAGCCGAGCACTCCCTTAGCCAGTAATATTCATCGCGTTTGCTTACCTTCAGGATTGGCAAGAGCACAAACTGGAAAACCATTCAAAGCTTCCATCCATCGcgccttccttcttctccacctcaAGCCTAGAGCCAAAGCCACCAAAACCCAGGTGAACGGGAAGGTGGGGAGATGGGCAAACGCTCTTTCCCACGACCAAAGCTTGACATCAGAACTCAGATAAAACACCTATCATTACCAGAGAAATACAACACCTACCTTCGATGAgttccttttcttctgctTTGCTTGACATGGTCCTAGTGTATTTAACTCCCGGTTGCCTCCTTGAAACAGACCTCAACATTGCCATCCGTTTTGTACAAC of Podospora pseudopauciseta strain CBS 411.78 chromosome 7 map unlocalized CBS411.78m_7, whole genome shotgun sequence contains these proteins:
- a CDS encoding uncharacterized protein (EggNog:ENOG503P4QD), which encodes MSTTPPSKPPPGFSGPPQQQQSPPYGDNDDEGKGKQRVLPRNLALSNYDPQAVPVRPHDMSIPLSSLTAYQLRPPARLSRAWRPNCHHSVMSTLYQVSERFKCDNCKRSHPFGWLYRCVMDREPLIIGIKELGFQIAFDQLGHNFSQQMTLGKHGADARSEKYSFLDEITREQLWNYTPEELKEILAQRDHVLDVITNERLRDQDFNNQYGFKYPDDDRPWMPDPKYECQHKVCHRCHPIGRQKSWVSLDGVLNGDIPPTVATGYSFSQVKIRPCVDVETVKNLGCRPVPLPRDHKAHAPVASSSSSVSPNEITDDHVITESTGMVYDQDTGDPIASISTFGHPVLASPPTTAEPVFSVDLDGLWTRITAPGYTTSVKDDETESETDLSSSFEHAEHNKSDAEEANGMDIFGSEPLEVIEGVALTEEAVEFGTADIVVSTTANGVADTTGLTTPTLGVPRGLSPSSGMSNEQ
- the dot2 gene encoding ESCRT II complex subunit Dot2 (BUSCO:EOG0926477X; EggNog:ENOG503NTWB; COG:U); translated protein: MSRKGVGLAAFDRSRLTSASYANHGTTLRTTNAQALETQLSVFRSLLQQFAQQHGKEIRSNPSFRAQFARMCTAIGVDFLAASASHEGSGGKGGESSIWGQLLGRTVNDFYFELAVKVVEVCSDTRGENGGLIEVRKVRELLQVRQEKQMGGPGQKEGGGLTEDDVLRAVGTLKPLGSAYSIVRVGSKPYIRSVPKELNTDQSAVLEAVQVLGYVSVSMLMVNLKWARARAKTAVEDLVGEGMLWVDKQAGGEWDYWSPGFMLEGQDGGGFGG
- a CDS encoding uncharacterized protein (COG:A; EggNog:ENOG503NZJF) yields the protein MEQITQPSTRDQNAGHGLEQDITVRSNENDEWHESIRDALRILDLPDNFTVGLDLMTMTTTTSFQGFQKIPPGRHFLWVQQPGAPFRSGYWFVSKNWRGNFWIIKWDKFNEVLAEPTPEEKKDAVDRADFEKLVPYTLDGLTNNKGRSGGEPVVADYSFAPTDSSQPVWSRDPASLWAMLTDDITTDTIPRNKLEPRNNEFLVDSTTDRRPELPLESSSAMQAKYDGQFHFIPFSHIPREAGSGRSIGRPHDEIMDEILSEIQFSFLTGTLLSNLACLEHWWDLVLRVVLKSWDLVWARPKFVGDMITILHAQLYFTEVCLEGDNTPVLGGCKEKSKTEAGPNPDRVLYQVKRGSRERLKKALESFRQDMKTRVQGQDTIIRIPGQSGKIAEARKRFEELECFFGLGWDLGGKGSGANREDSSSSEDEDAKEDENWNSEDDDDQPVMVELDEKGREVGLVSFND
- a CDS encoding uncharacterized protein (COG:S; EggNog:ENOG503NU9H), producing MLRELPPQQATSLPRPGQEQLPGKQHMERTADYSGLPSPYPSTVGDAQSEASSVDPATVASTTYSQQPEVRSATAYPAAGTPTSSEYSVYPPHSARSANGTFPDTHLQRSYHPASNHQGSSGGMAQTPTSPLPLQDGRSHHNLQQARSDSGVPIDPSIAAASPTTYSHPQYSPYAAPHQDMSHQYAHSGVYQTSRPDWATYQSPGGVMAGGHHAVFAPSASAAAQPRPNQVYSFVPIPGAQQHKRPRRRYEEIERMYKCGWNGCEKAYGTLNHLNAHVTMQGHGNKRTPEEFKEIRKEWKARKKEEEAQRKAEEERQRQAAASAAAAQGTADSSVADGAQPATTYSGSRAVQLPPIGYGPAQYPAPPSAGMQQPLSEYQSAAHVYPSYSPPTYGQTSQPMYNQRM